Part of the Syntrophorhabdus sp. genome is shown below.
CGAGTTTGCCTATTGCCTCGAGGTTCTCGTGATAGAACACGGAGCCCACGGGATTCGAGGGATAATTGAGTATGATCGCTTTCGTTCTGGGCGTGAGATATTTCTTGAGGAGGTCCGGGGTGATCTGGTAATCGTCTTCCTCCCTGGTTTCGAGGATGACGGGTTTGGCACCCGCGAGCTCGATCATGGGGGGGTAGGATACCCAGAAGGGGGCGGGGACAATGACCTCGTCGCCTTCCTGGAAGAGGGCCTGGAAAAGGTTGTAGAGTCCGTGTTTTCCGCCGCAGGAGACGATGATCTCCTCCCGTTTATAGGTGAGCCCGTTGTCGCGGGAGAACTTGTCTATTATGGCGTCCTTGAGAGGATCGATGCCGGTGACGGGGGTGTAGCGGGTGAAGTTGTCGTTAATGGCCTTTATCCCCGCTTCCTTGATATGGGCAGGGGTGTCGAAGTCAGGCTCGCCCGCGCCGAAGCCGGCGATATCGATCCCCTGTGCCTTGAGTGCTTTTTCCTTGGCCGAGATGGCGAGTGTGGGTGAGGGTTTCAGAGAGGCGGCCCTGGCAGATAACATAGAGCAACTCCTTTCGCTTGTTTTTGGTGCCGTAACTTTTACACCATGAGGGAAGGCTCTGTCAATCAGAAATTGAGGGTGGTTGACAGGATTTCCTTACGGCGACCTTGAGGATCCTGCGGGTACTCTCGTCGATCTTGCACCGCTCATCGATCCTGTGGCCCACGACCCAGGCAATGGTATCGCCTGCAAGGAGGAGGGGAACCTGTCTGCGGGACTCGAGGGGTATCTTCCGGGAGATGAAGAAATCCTTTAACTTTACGGGTTTGTCGATGCCCAGAGGATGAAACCTGTCACCCGCGCGGAACGTCCGGATCGCGAGGCTGTCCCGGGGTCCCAGCTTGTCGAGGTCAAAGTATGCCGTGAAGTTGTCCCTCGGATAGGACGGAGGACGCCTCTTCACCACCGTGACGGTGGCGTCGATCCTGAGGGCGGCGATACTGGTCCTTCCCTCACCGAGGGAAAAGGTCTGCGTGATCGCCGGCTCCGGCCTCTTCGTGGTGAGTATGAGCGTGTCGTAGGTCTTTCTTGCCAGGACATGACCCGGGAGATCGAGGCGCAGGTTGGGTCTTCGGGAGGACAGGACCTTTCTGACGAGCTCGATGTGCTCCCGCAAAGGGACGACGGGCGCCATGTCCGCCACGATGTCGCTCACGACCCGGAAAAAGGTCTCGTCATCGAGTTCCACGAGGGGCGCGACGGGCACGTGGACGTCCCCTTCCAGCCTTCGGACGTTCTTCTCCGTGAAGGAACGTTTCCTTTCGTCGAAGAGACTGTTTATCTCTGTCAGGTCGCCGAGGAGGGAGACGACCTTTTCCCTGAACGCGGGGTTCAATTCGTCAAAGAGAGGGATGATCCTGTGACGGATGTAGTTGCGCTCGTATACCGTTTTGTCGTTGGAGGAATCGCTGACGAAGGGAATGGAGCGGGCGGCGGCGTAGGATTCTATTTCCGAACGGTAGGTCGTAAGAAAAGGCCGGACTATCCTCTCGCGGGCGGGAGGTATGGAAGACAGGCCACGAATGCCCGTCCCTTTGGCGAGACGCAGGAGGAAGGTCTCGACCTGGTCGTCGAGATTGTGCGCGAGAGCGATCCTCGTGTAGCCTTCGCGATCGGCTGTTTCGTTGAAGAAACGATACCGGATGTCCCTGCCGGCGTGTTGTACGGAGAGCCCCGTCGACCGGGAATACGCCTTCACGTCCGCCCTTTCGACGAAACAGGGAAGTCCATGGCGCTTTGCTGTCTCCCTCACAAAGGCCTCGTCCCTTTCCGATTCTTCCCGTCTCAGGAGGTGGTTCACGTGGGCAACGGCGAGACCGAATGGCATTTTCTCCCTGATCTCCCTGAGGACATAAAGGAGCGTTGCCGAATCGACGCCCCCGGAGAAACCGACGAGAACGCGGTCCCCCTCGTTCACCATCCCTTTCGTTCTGATGAGCCGGGATATCCTGCGGACAAGGTCTGCGGGGCGGGGCGTGGCCGGCGTGTCGACAATACCGGTGAAGCCGTTCCCTGTCACGAACAGCTCGAACAGTTGGGTGAGGAACACCCGGCGCAGGAGCCGCCCGACCGACCCGACGACTTGAATCCCGAGCCCGCGGAGAACCCGAAGGAGGACATGTTCCTCTGCAGGTCCTTGTCCCCGCACCTGGGGCATTCGGGTACGTCGTCACCGAAGACTATCACTTCGAATTCGTTGCCGCATTTCCGGCACGTATATTCATAAATGGGCATGGTTACCTCCGCTCGTCCCTCTTCTTCTTTATTTCCCTCGACAGGTCGGCGATGAGCCGTGTCAGGAGGGGACGATATTTCTCCCTGATGCCCGCGTCGACGGTCATGCCCTCCGCCCTTTTTGCGAGCCCCAGGGCCCGTGTGAACATGTTCTTGAAGTAGAAATGGTTGGCAGAGGCAAAGAGGTAAAGAAAGAGGGCGACCGTGTTGGATGTGTCCGTTCCGATGAGGCGCTTGAAGAGCTTCCTGGCCGTGTCGAAGTATTCACTTTCAAGGTAGCTGTTGGCCGTCTTGAAGAGAAGGAGCTTTTTGCCGTCCGCGTACGCCGTGACCAGGATATCCTCGAAGCCCTTGCGTCCATACATCTTTGTAAGGGTCTTTTCGTATTCATACAGGAAGCGGGGGAGAAGGTAGTTTCCCCGATAGAGAAGGATGAGGTCCTTAAGCTGTGTCACCAGTTCGTCAGCAAGGACGGTGACCTCCTTGAGCTCTTCCTTCAGGCGCCCCCGCGCCTTCCGCACCAGTACGCTTATTTCGTTGACGATCTTCTTTTCCTGTTCCGTCAGGTCCTCAAGGGCTATCTCGCACTGAGGCTGATAGTATTCGAGAAGGTAGAGGTTCTCGCGGAGTTTCATCGCGCCGTGAAAGGTGTAGCCGACGGTCATATCGAAGAGCTTCTCCTTGTAGCTCGCCTCCGACGAATTGCGGAAGAGGTCGTGACACATCTCCTTGAGCCTGAAAAGACAGCTCCTGCCCCTGTCGTCCACGAAGTCCTCGATGTTGGCAAAGAAAAGTTGTCCCTGTCGGAGCAGGGATTTAAACTCCCGCGCCTTCTCGTAAACGCACAGCGATTCCTTGATGAGGTCGATCTGTTTCTTATCGAGATTCGTTACCATGATCCCCCTCCCCGTGCTCTTTCAGCATGTTCCTCAGTTCTTCACCGTCTATGGATTCCTTTTCGAGGAGAGTCCTGGCGACCAGTTCCAGGAGGTCGCGTTTCTTCGTGAGGGTGTCCTTGACCTTTGTGTAGGAATGCTCGATGATGGCCTTCACCTCGTTATCGATCTCCCTGGCTGTCTCCTCGCTGTACTCCTTCGTGCCCGAGCCGGGGGCGATATCGAGGAAGAGAGGCTTGCGTTCCTGTTCGAAGGTCATGTGGCCGAGCTTCTCGCTCATGCCGTACTGCTTCACCATGGATCGCGCTATGTCCGTTGCCCGCGCGAGGTCATTCTGGGCACCTGTCGAGATCTCGCAGAAGATGATCTCTTCGGCTATCCTTCCCCCGAGGAGGACGCACATGCGGTCGATGAGCTCGCTCTTCGTCATGAGGTAGCGGTCTTCCGTGGGAAGCTGCATCGTGTATCCCAGGGCGGAAATGCCGCGGGGGATTATGGATATCTTGTGGACGGGGTCCGCGCTCTCCAGGGATTCCGCCATGAGGGCATGGCCCGTTTCGTGGTAGGCGACGATCTCCTTTTCCTTCTTGCTCATCACCCTTTTTCTCTTTTCAAGGCCTGCCACAACGCGGTCGATGGCCTCTTCGAACTCCTCCATCGTCACGGACGACTTTCCTTTTCGGGCGGCGAGAAGAGCGGCTTCGTTGATGAGGTTTGCCAGGTCGGCGCCAACAAAGCCGGGGGTCCTGGCGGCAATGACGGAAAGATCGATATTGCGTGCCAGTTTGACCTCTCTCACGTGCACCTTCAATATCTCTTCGCGGCCCTTGATATCGGGTCTGTCGACAAGGACGTGCCTGTCGAACCTGCCGGGCCTCAAGAGTGCGGGGTCGAGTATCTCGGGCCTGTTCGTCGCGCCTACGATGATGACCCCTGTCTTGGTGTCGAAACCGTCCATTTCGGCGAGAAGCTGGTTCAGGGTCTGCTCGCGTTCGTCGTGCGACGAGAGGGGGTTCATGCCCCGTGCCTTACCCAGGGCGTCCAGTTCATCGATGAAGATGATGCAGGGGGCCTTCTGCTGGGCCTGGGAAAAAAGGTCTCTCACCCGCGAGGCGCCGACCCCGACGAACATCTCGACGAAATCGGATCCGCTCATGCTGAAAAAGGGCACCTTCGCCTCGCCGGCGACTGCTTTGGCGAGAAGGGTCTTGCCCGTGCCCGGCGGACCGACGAGAAGAATGCCCTTGGGTATCTTTCCGCCGAGATCGAGGAACTTCTGCGGGTAGCGAAGATATTCGATTATCTCCTGGAGCTCCTCTTTTGCCTCGTCGACCCCGGCGACGTCATCGAAGGTTATCTTTATCTCGTCCTCTCCGTAGATCTTGCCCCGACTCTTGCCGAAATTGAGCACGCTCGAGGGCGCCCCGCCCATCCTCCGCATAAGGAGGTTCCAGATGAGTATTATGATGGCGAAGGGGAGTATCCATTCGATGATGACCCTGAGGATCTTGTTCTCGAAGGAGCCGGAGAACTGGACGTTGCTCTTCTGAAGGTCCTTGACGAGGTCAGGGTCTTCGACCCTGCTTGTCACGAACTTCACCTTCTTTCCGTCTTGCTGTGCCATCGTTCCCTGGATCTTTTCGGTGTCGATGATGAGGTCCGAGACCTTCATCTGGGCGATGAGGCCCTTGAATTCGCTGTAGGGAATGGTCTTTATCTCGGAACGGAAGGAGAGGTAGCTGTGGATCACGAATATGGCGATGATTGCGATGATGAAATAGAGGAAGGTAAAGCTCTTGGTCTTCTTCTCCTTGTCCTTGTTGCCGCTCTTGATCTCCAGTATTATATCTTTGCGTTTTTTCAGGTCTTTTTTTGGTTTGGGCTTTTCTTTCGGCATAGGTAAAGCATATCAGAAAACCATAAGCTTTGAAATATGTTTTCTCGGCGCCCTGCCGGGGCTGACGGGCCTGTGGTCGTGGCATTGCCGTTACCGGCACGGCGCCCTGCCGGCACGGGCAGGGCCGGTTTACAAAACGAAGTCAGGTGCTATAATACACTTATGGCGGACCCGCTGCCCGGTTACGCTGTCCGCTGCAAGGAGGGTGGCAGGTGACGGAAAAAGACGGATCCATCAGCGAGTTTGACCGCCTGTTCGGTTGGCCGGATGTCTGCCGCAGCCTGTTCCGCGTCCTCATAACCTCCATTCGGGAGGGTTTCTTCATAACAGATGGAGAGGGAGCTTTTCTTTACGCAAGCCCATCCCTCGGCATGATGCTTGACCACGATCCCGGCCAGCTTCTGCGGATGTCCATCGATGACGTCGATCCGGAAAAGAGGTTCAGGGGAGCTTTCGGGGCCATGGGGGCGGAAAGCTACGGTGTTTCCACGTACGAGGCCACGTTGAAGAGAAAGGGCGGCGAGCCGGTGGATGTGGAGGTGACCCTCGCCCGGTACAGCGTTCCGGCGGAGGGGCAAAGGTGCGTTGGTCTCGTAAGGCACATAGGCGACCGCAAAAGGGCCGAGACGGCGCTCCGGGAGAGTGAGGAGAGGTTCAAGCTTTTCAGTCACGCGAGTCAGGAGGCGCTCGTGCTCCTCAACGACGCGGGCAAGGTCCTCTACGCGAACCCGGCTGCCCTTAAGATCACGGGACGTGAGGATCGACGGGTTTCCGATATGGAGATCGGTGAGTTCCTCAGGCCTTATCAGTTCTCCGACGAACAGAAGCTGCAGATGGCGATAGCCGAGGTGATGCCCGTATCGACGATAGCGGAAGAGGTGGTGGGCTCCGACAGGCTGCTCGACCTTTCGGTCATGGGAGCGGAGGGTGTCGAGACCAACATCGAATTGTGTCTCCTGTCCGAGAAGGTGGGCGACAAGTGGCACATGATCGCGCTGTTCAGGGATGTGACGGAGAAGAAGAGCGCGCTGGAACGTCTGCGGAAGTCGGAAGAGAAGTTCCGCCGTCTCTTCGAAGAGACGAAGGACGCCGTCTTCATGTCGACGCCGGAGGGAAGGATCGTCGACATCAACAGGGCCGGTCTCGATCTCTTCGGTTTCAGGAAGAAGGAGGAGATGCTTGACCTCGACCTGGCGCAGGACCTTTACTGCAACCCCGAGGACCGGACCAGCTTCAGGGCTGCCATAGAAAAGTACGGCAGCGCCAGCATGCATGACCTTGCCCTGAAGCGCAGTGACGGTACTGTGATCGTCGTTTCCATCACGGTGAATGCCGTCTATGACGAGGTGGGCAACGTCGTCATATTCCACGGCATCATCCGGGACCTGACGGGTATAAGGCAACTCGAGCAGCAGGTCAGGGCGTTTCAAAAGATCGACGCGGTCCGGGAACTGATCGGGGACATGGCGCACCACTTCAACAACATCCTCAATATAATCGTGGGCAACGCCCAACTCGCGAAGATATCCCCGGACTGCACGGACGAAATGGGCTCATACCTTTCGGCCATCGAGGAAGAGGTTTTCAGGGCGGCGGACATGGTGGACGCCCTTCTGGCATCGGGGAGCCGCCACCCCATGCATATGAAGACGGTGGATGTCGGGTCCGTGGTGCGGGATTTCGAGAAGATGGTGCGGAGGATCATCGGCGATGGGATCACCATCGTCCTGTCGGTGCCTTCGACGCCTATATTCGCGAAGATCGATGTGGCAAGGATAGCCCAGGCCTTCCTCAATCTGGTGGTGAACGCGCGGGAGGCCATGGATGGGGCAGGGACGCTGACCATCCGGGTCTACACGGAGAACATGACGGATGTGACGACCACTCTCGACGGAAAGATAGTGCCCGGCTCCTATGCCGTGATCTCCGTTTCCGATACCGGGCGCGGCATGGATGCGGGCCTCAGGGAGAAGATATTCGAACCCTTCTACACGACGGACGCGTCGGGCGAGAAGAAAGGACTTGGTCTGAGCGTCGTTCTGGGGATCGTCAAACAGCACGGCGGCTTCGTCATCTGCGACAGCGAGGAAGGCAGGGGAGCGACCTTCAAGTTCTATCTGCCTGTCTCTGAGGAAAAGACGAAGGTACAGAGGTTGATGGAACAGGGCGTCGGCGGCGGGACCGAGACGGTCCTCATCGGTGAGGACGAGGATGCCCTGAGGAAGATCGCCGCCGACTTCTTGCGGACACTGGGATACAGGGTCGTCGCCGCCAGGAACGGCGATGATGCCCTTGCCCTGTTTCGCGAGAAGCCAGGGGAGATAGACATGGCCCTTCTGGACATAGCCATGCCTGGCATGAACGGGCTCGACGTGTACCACGAGATAAAAAAGGTGAGGCCCGACATCGACGTCCTTTTCATGACGGGCTACAGCCTCGATGCCGCGAACATAAGCACCATCCAGAACCAGGGCATAAGCATCATCCGAAAACCCTTCACAATGACAGCCCTCGCCAGGAGGATACGGGAGATACTGGATAAAGAAAAGACGGTTTGAACCGCTCGAACAGCTTGAGCCGCTTGAACGGGAAAGACTCTCTCCCATCATTCGTTCTAGGCGCTCAACGGGCTGTTGATCAAGCGGGTTTTCGAACTGAGGTTACGGTCTGTCGTCATTCCGGCGAAGGCCGGAATCCAGGAAAAACGATGTGTTAGAGAGACCTCTGGATCCCGGATCAGGTCCGGGATGACGAAAAGAGGAGTCAGCAGCCTGTCAAGCTGTTCAAGCGATTCAAGCTGCCTCTAGAGGCTTATCTCTATCGCTTCTATCATTCCGTCTATGGCCCTTATGTGCTTGAGGACGTCCTTGCCGATGGGGCAGTCCACGGAAACGAAGGCGACCTCCTCGCCCTGGACCATGCGGGAGACGGTGAAGCTCGCTATGTTGATGCCGTGATCGCCCAGAATGGTGCCGACCTTGCCGATAACGCCGGGGCGGTCCATGATCTTGAAGGCAAGGAATGTCCCCTCGGGGATAACGTCGAGATGGAAGCGATCGAGAAGGACGATCCTGCCCAGTTTATCGGGGAAGACGGTACCCGCTATGGTGGTCTCCTCGACGTCGGTCTTGAGGCTGAAGATGATGAGATCGTTGAACTTGTCGAACTGCTCCGTTTTTGATTCCTCAACGATGATGTTGCGGTCCTTGGCCAGATAAGGCGCGTTGATATAGGTGACGGAACCCTGGAGGGAGATATCGAGAAAACCGTTGATCCCCGCTATGGTGAAGGGCTGGTAGCTGAAAGGGACGTCGAACTTGCGCTCGCAGAGGTCTTCCTCGAAGTTCTTTCCCACCATGATGACCGATATCTTCTCGGGCCGGCCCTTGCTGATCTGCGCCGCAAGCTTGCCCATCTTCTCGGCGAGGTTGAAATACAGTTGGAGGTGGTCGGGAAGGAGTGACTTCATGAAAGGTATGTTGACGCCATGCTGGTAGGGCCTGCCATGGAGCGCGTTGAGGACCTGCTCGGCGACGATGGCCGAGACCGCCTTCTGCCCCTCGGCGGTGTTGGCGCCGATGTGCGGAGTCGCGAAGACATTCTCCAGGGTGAGGAGTTTGTTGTTCTTCGGAGGTTCCTCCACCCAGACGTCCACGCCGGCGGCGAATATCTTGCCCGACACGAGGGCCTCATAGAGATCGTTCTCGTTCACGATACCGCCCCGGGCGCAGTTGACGAGGATGACATTGTCCTTCATGATGGCCAGCTTGTCGGCCGTTATCATGTTCCTCGTCGTGCCGGTGAGCGGCGTGTGGAAGGTGATGACGTCGGAGACCTTGAGGAGGTCGTCAAGCTCATCGTAGAGGGCGACGCCGAGGGACTCGGCCTTGCTCTTCTTGATGTACGGGTCGTAGGCGATGACCTTCATGCCGAAGCTTTTCGCGCGGATGGCGACATTGCTCCCGATGCGGCCGAGACCGATGATGCCGAGGGTCTTGTTATGGAGTTCGATGCCCATGAATTTCTTCCGGTCCCACTTGCCCTGTTTCAGAGATTCGTTGGCAAGGGGTATCTTGCGGGCGGCGGCGAGCATGATGCCCATGGTGAGCTCAGTGGCGGCGAGGGTGTTGCCCGTGGGGGCGTTGAGGACGATGAGGCCTTTTTTGCTTGCCGCCTCTATGTCGATATTGTCCACGCCGACACCGGCGCGTCCGATTATCTTGAGCCGGCCCGGGTTCTCGATGAGACCTTCCTTGACCGTCGTGCCGCTGCGGGTGATGATGGCATCGTAATTGCCGATGATGGTCTTCAGCTCTTCGACCTTTATGCCTGCCTTGACTTCGACTTCCACCGCCTTGTCCGCCGCGAGTATCTTCAAACCTTCTTCGGCGAGATGATCTGTGACGAGGATCTTGAATTTTTTCATTGGAATCCGCCTAAGTTATTATTTCTTGTAATATTTCTGTGCTCGTGATATAGGTAACGACAGTAAAAGATACCACCGGCAAAGAGAAAAAGCAATACAGGACCAATACTTGTGGCGAACGAGGAACCTGCCGAAAAGAGAACACCCCGGGACTTGAACCGGGAAGACGAGAGGCGCTCCGGCGGCAGGCGACCGTTCATCAACCGCAGCAATCTCCGTGACATCATCATCGTGGTCTGCCTCATCTCCGCCGTGCTTTACAACCTCGATTGGGTAAGGCTCTCGGTGGCGGGTGTGCTCCTTATCTTCGGCTGTTTCTTCCATTATATGACAAAGGGGGTCCTCATCCGCAACGTGGTCCTGTGCCGGGAGGGGACATACAGCGTGGTCCGCCATCCTTACTAC
Proteins encoded:
- a CDS encoding PAS domain S-box protein, yielding MTEKDGSISEFDRLFGWPDVCRSLFRVLITSIREGFFITDGEGAFLYASPSLGMMLDHDPGQLLRMSIDDVDPEKRFRGAFGAMGAESYGVSTYEATLKRKGGEPVDVEVTLARYSVPAEGQRCVGLVRHIGDRKRAETALRESEERFKLFSHASQEALVLLNDAGKVLYANPAALKITGREDRRVSDMEIGEFLRPYQFSDEQKLQMAIAEVMPVSTIAEEVVGSDRLLDLSVMGAEGVETNIELCLLSEKVGDKWHMIALFRDVTEKKSALERLRKSEEKFRRLFEETKDAVFMSTPEGRIVDINRAGLDLFGFRKKEEMLDLDLAQDLYCNPEDRTSFRAAIEKYGSASMHDLALKRSDGTVIVVSITVNAVYDEVGNVVIFHGIIRDLTGIRQLEQQVRAFQKIDAVRELIGDMAHHFNNILNIIVGNAQLAKISPDCTDEMGSYLSAIEEEVFRAADMVDALLASGSRHPMHMKTVDVGSVVRDFEKMVRRIIGDGITIVLSVPSTPIFAKIDVARIAQAFLNLVVNAREAMDGAGTLTIRVYTENMTDVTTTLDGKIVPGSYAVISVSDTGRGMDAGLREKIFEPFYTTDASGEKKGLGLSVVLGIVKQHGGFVICDSEEGRGATFKFYLPVSEEKTKVQRLMEQGVGGGTETVLIGEDEDALRKIAADFLRTLGYRVVAARNGDDALALFREKPGEIDMALLDIAMPGMNGLDVYHEIKKVRPDIDVLFMTGYSLDAANISTIQNQGISIIRKPFTMTALARRIREILDKEKTV
- a CDS encoding phosphoglycerate dehydrogenase encodes the protein MKKFKILVTDHLAEEGLKILAADKAVEVEVKAGIKVEELKTIIGNYDAIITRSGTTVKEGLIENPGRLKIIGRAGVGVDNIDIEAASKKGLIVLNAPTGNTLAATELTMGIMLAAARKIPLANESLKQGKWDRKKFMGIELHNKTLGIIGLGRIGSNVAIRAKSFGMKVIAYDPYIKKSKAESLGVALYDELDDLLKVSDVITFHTPLTGTTRNMITADKLAIMKDNVILVNCARGGIVNENDLYEALVSGKIFAAGVDVWVEEPPKNNKLLTLENVFATPHIGANTAEGQKAVSAIVAEQVLNALHGRPYQHGVNIPFMKSLLPDHLQLYFNLAEKMGKLAAQISKGRPEKISVIMVGKNFEEDLCERKFDVPFSYQPFTIAGINGFLDISLQGSVTYINAPYLAKDRNIIVEESKTEQFDKFNDLIIFSLKTDVEETTIAGTVFPDKLGRIVLLDRFHLDVIPEGTFLAFKIMDRPGVIGKVGTILGDHGINIASFTVSRMVQGEEVAFVSVDCPIGKDVLKHIRAIDGMIEAIEISL
- a CDS encoding ATP-dependent zinc metalloprotease FtsH → MPKEKPKPKKDLKKRKDIILEIKSGNKDKEKKTKSFTFLYFIIAIIAIFVIHSYLSFRSEIKTIPYSEFKGLIAQMKVSDLIIDTEKIQGTMAQQDGKKVKFVTSRVEDPDLVKDLQKSNVQFSGSFENKILRVIIEWILPFAIIILIWNLLMRRMGGAPSSVLNFGKSRGKIYGEDEIKITFDDVAGVDEAKEELQEIIEYLRYPQKFLDLGGKIPKGILLVGPPGTGKTLLAKAVAGEAKVPFFSMSGSDFVEMFVGVGASRVRDLFSQAQQKAPCIIFIDELDALGKARGMNPLSSHDEREQTLNQLLAEMDGFDTKTGVIIVGATNRPEILDPALLRPGRFDRHVLVDRPDIKGREEILKVHVREVKLARNIDLSVIAARTPGFVGADLANLINEAALLAARKGKSSVTMEEFEEAIDRVVAGLEKRKRVMSKKEKEIVAYHETGHALMAESLESADPVHKISIIPRGISALGYTMQLPTEDRYLMTKSELIDRMCVLLGGRIAEEIIFCEISTGAQNDLARATDIARSMVKQYGMSEKLGHMTFEQERKPLFLDIAPGSGTKEYSEETAREIDNEVKAIIEHSYTKVKDTLTKKRDLLELVARTLLEKESIDGEELRNMLKEHGEGDHGNESR
- the tilS gene encoding tRNA lysidine(34) synthetase TilS, with the translated sequence MTGNGFTGIVDTPATPRPADLVRRISRLIRTKGMVNEGDRVLVGFSGGVDSATLLYVLREIREKMPFGLAVAHVNHLLRREESERDEAFVRETAKRHGLPCFVERADVKAYSRSTGLSVQHAGRDIRYRFFNETADREGYTRIALAHNLDDQVETFLLRLAKGTGIRGLSSIPPARERIVRPFLTTYRSEIESYAAARSIPFVSDSSNDKTVYERNYIRHRIIPLFDELNPAFREKVVSLLGDLTEINSLFDERKRSFTEKNVRRLEGDVHVPVAPLVELDDETFFRVVSDIVADMAPVVPLREHIELVRKVLSSRRPNLRLDLPGHVLARKTYDTLILTTKRPEPAITQTFSLGEGRTSIAALRIDATVTVVKRRPPSYPRDNFTAYFDLDKLGPRDSLAIRTFRAGDRFHPLGIDKPVKLKDFFISRKIPLESRRQVPLLLAGDTIAWVVGHRIDERCKIDESTRRILKVAVRKSCQPPSISD
- a CDS encoding zinc ribbon domain-containing protein yields the protein MPIYEYTCRKCGNEFEVIVFGDDVPECPRCGDKDLQRNMSSFGFSAGSGFKSSGRSGGSCAGCSSPNCSSCS